The segment AGCTGATTTTTGTGATCTTAATTGACCAATTCTCGGCAGAGGCCTTGCTAACATACGTCATTCGACTATTACAATGATTCTAAATTCTGAACTTAGAAATTTAGAAAATAAACTTGACCATCCCAAAAAATCAAATCAGTTAAAGGGCGCATTCCGATTGGAAACAAATTGTAAACAAATGAATGTATATGCAAAAATAATCGTATTCTTAAGTTTCCTTATTTTTCTTTTTTGCAAACAATCTCAAGAAACACTCCCACAAATCCAAAATGCTGTCTTAAATTTACAAACAAACTCGTTTCAGAGCCAAACGACTCTCCCATTACATGGAGAATGGAAATTTACGCCTGGTGTTTTCACGGATGTTGATACAAAAGATACCATTTTAATCTCCATTCCAAACACACCAAATTGGAACCAGTTCCAGAATGAAACTATTGAAGAAGGTTTGGGAATTGGCACCTACCAAATCACAATCCTACTTCCCAAAGATGAATTACGTTTAGCAATCCATTTACCGATGATACACTCTGATTGTAAAATCTTCCAAGACAAAGAACTAATAGGAGAATTTGGTTCATTCGATGAAGACGGTTTTATGGATCGCATGCCGAGAATTTTTTCACTAAATCCAACAAACCGACCTCAGGTGACACTTACCTTTTATGTTAAAAATCGATTTTACCATTTTGGTGGGATTCGGATTCCACCTATCATAGGAATAGAAGAAGAGGTATATAAATCGATCCAAGTTTCCATTTTACAAGAAGCAATCTTATCAGGTGGACTTGTTTTTTTAGGCTTATACCAACTGGGAATTTATTTCACTCGAAAAAAAGTGAAAGGATCCCTATACTTTTTTCTATTTTGTATCTTAATGTTTTTCCAAATTTTATCCACGGGTTCCCAAAGTCTCTTCTTGGTAACTGGCAAAAAAATGGGAGAACTAGTCTACAGAATTGATTTGTTTACAGAATATTCGGGAGTGATTGCAGGATTGTTTTATATCCATTGCCTTACGAAGGAATACATAAACAAAAAGATCATCTATGGATTTTCACTTCTGATTTTGATTCCACTATTCAATACAATTTTTGGCAGTGTGAGGTCTATCAGTTCTTATCACTTCTATGTCCTGTGCCTCATCATTCCGATTCTAATTTTACATTTTTATTTGATCTTCCGTTATATCCAAGACAAACGATCAGGTTACATCTATTTAGGGTTATCCATATTGTTTTTAATCGGTGCTGCGACAAATGATATCATTTTAACTCTTGTCCATCGATCAGAACCAATGTACTTAAATCTTGGTCTTCTTCTATTTGTATTTTTCCAGTCTCTATTTTTATCAAAACATATATCTGGTGAAATTGTATCTGCAGAAATCAAATTTAAGGACGTATTGTTCCAATTAATACAATCCGAAAAATTATCGTCAATTGGTATGACCGTAACAAGTGTCGCTCATGAAATCAATTCGCCTTTAAGTGCGGTGATTTTGACAAGTGATTCTATTAGAGAAAATATTTCTGATTTTTTCAAACAACTCCCACAGTTGGAATCCATTTCCAAAAAGAGTTTTCCCTTTGTTTACACTCTCATTGAACAAGCATTAAACCAAGAGAACTTACCAACAGGAATCGAATTTAGACAAAAAAAATCTCAATTTCTAAATGATTTGGAAAATAATGAAATTGAATTTAGCGAACAATATGCAGATATTTTTGTTACCTTAGGAGTGAAGGAAGTACCAAAAGAATGGCTTCAGATTTTACATGATTCCAATTCCAAAGCATTACTATTATTAACAGAAAAAATTGTCACGATTCTACAAGGGACGAATGCCATCCAATCTTCTGCAAATCGAGCCATTAAAATCGCACAAGCTCTCAAAAACTTCACCCATTTTGACCCAAAAGCAGAAATCAAAACCATTCAATTATCAGAATCTCTGAATCAAATTCTAACAATTTTACAAGGTTCACTCAAACATGGAATCGAATTAAAAACAAATTTTGTCAATATCCCACCAATTGAATGTTATCCGGATGAACTCAATCAAGTTTGGACCAATATGATCCAAAACGCAATCCAATCAATGAATGGGAAGGGAAAACTAAATATCGAAATCAATCAGACCATCTTAAAAAATAATCCATTTGCTTATGTCTGCATTGAAGACTCAGGTCCTGGAGTACCCAAAGAAATATTAGATAAAATTTTTGATCCATTTTTTACAACAAAACCAATTGGTCAAGGAACAGGTCTCGGTTTGTACATTTCAAAACAAATCATTGAAAAACATAAGGGTATCATTGATGTAAAATCGACAAAAGGAAATACAAAATTCATCGTATATTTGCCATACAGCCAAAAACCAAATCTAGAAGAAAATGTATCTTAATCGTTGATTAAGACAGATCAGAATTTTATCAAATTTTATTTGGGATCAGGCAATCGAAAACTAACAGTAGTTCCTTTCCCTTTTTCACTTGTGGCCCAAATTTCTCCACCATGTAATTTAACAAATTCATGGCATAAAATGAGACCAAGCCCCGTGCCTTTTTCTCCTTCTAACCCTATACTTGTTAATTGTGCATCTAATCGAAATAATTTCTCTAAATCAGAGCTATTCATTCCTACACCATTATCTTTGCATTCGATTCGGACACCATCTTCATCTTGTGATACAGAAATTTGGATTTTTCCATTGTCATTGGTAAACTTAATCGAATTGGAAATCAAATTCCGTAAGACTGCCTGGATCATTTCAGAATCTGCATACACAAACGAAAACTTTTCAGGAATCTCTACGGTGAACTGAATCCCTTTTTTCTGAATCAATGCAGTCATTTGTTCTGTAATCTTAGAAACAATTGTCCGAAGGTTGATTTCTTTCGGTCGGAAGGGCATGTTTCCTGTCTGAGTCCTTGCCCAATCGAGAAGTTGTTCTAACAAACTATAAACCCTTGAGGCAGATTTTTTAATTTCGAAAATGGTTTCCTTTTTTTCAGAATCAGTATAGGTATCAAAGTCCGAGTACATCAATTCTGTGATTTGTTTAAAGGAACCTAAAGGATTCCGTAAGTCGTGAGCAATGATCGAAAAAAATATATCTTTTGTGCGATTCGACTCACTTAATAGTTTTTCGGATTTGTGTAATGCTTCAATCGCTTGTGTTTTTTCAAAAATCTGAGTTCTGAGTAACTTAGTTCGGTCATATACTTTTTTTTCCAACTCAAAACGATTATAGAGTAACCTCTGGTATTGTAAGGTAATAAACTCAGCAAGAATTGCATACGGGATTAAAAATGAGATGAGATAAATATAAGAATCAAAAATAACTGGCTGTACAAATGGCCCAACTCCCAATCGAGTCATGAGTACACTCGACAAATACAATAAAAATACGCCTAAAGTGACTCCTTTGATTTGAAATCGATACCCTAAATAAATCAATATCAGAAACGAAAGAAAAAATAAATATGGAAATTGATAAACAATC is part of the Leptospira levettii genome and harbors:
- a CDS encoding ATP-binding protein, producing the protein MILNSELRNLENKLDHPKKSNQLKGAFRLETNCKQMNVYAKIIVFLSFLIFLFCKQSQETLPQIQNAVLNLQTNSFQSQTTLPLHGEWKFTPGVFTDVDTKDTILISIPNTPNWNQFQNETIEEGLGIGTYQITILLPKDELRLAIHLPMIHSDCKIFQDKELIGEFGSFDEDGFMDRMPRIFSLNPTNRPQVTLTFYVKNRFYHFGGIRIPPIIGIEEEVYKSIQVSILQEAILSGGLVFLGLYQLGIYFTRKKVKGSLYFFLFCILMFFQILSTGSQSLFLVTGKKMGELVYRIDLFTEYSGVIAGLFYIHCLTKEYINKKIIYGFSLLILIPLFNTIFGSVRSISSYHFYVLCLIIPILILHFYLIFRYIQDKRSGYIYLGLSILFLIGAATNDIILTLVHRSEPMYLNLGLLLFVFFQSLFLSKHISGEIVSAEIKFKDVLFQLIQSEKLSSIGMTVTSVAHEINSPLSAVILTSDSIRENISDFFKQLPQLESISKKSFPFVYTLIEQALNQENLPTGIEFRQKKSQFLNDLENNEIEFSEQYADIFVTLGVKEVPKEWLQILHDSNSKALLLLTEKIVTILQGTNAIQSSANRAIKIAQALKNFTHFDPKAEIKTIQLSESLNQILTILQGSLKHGIELKTNFVNIPPIECYPDELNQVWTNMIQNAIQSMNGKGKLNIEINQTILKNNPFAYVCIEDSGPGVPKEILDKIFDPFFTTKPIGQGTGLGLYISKQIIEKHKGIIDVKSTKGNTKFIVYLPYSQKPNLEENVS
- a CDS encoding ATP-binding protein; translated protein: MAWKSFLKGIFLFLAYIGSAKLGMEYFAFQPMNLAVLWIPSGIGLIGCIFFGYRFFPIVWLASFLANKDGLISSQFQLTQFQLYLSICLTATVDAFQSVLAYYFWTKKIRKNLNSTKDNFYFILYVAFFSSLISILLLGFVLNSFGYFHNLNLNEIVRTLVVITFGDTIGIFITVPMFMAWRKLVWKELSLRLVFWTILFIVFQAVIVYQFPYLFFLSFLILIYLGYRFQIKGVTLGVFLLYLSSVLMTRLGVGPFVQPVIFDSYIYLISFLIPYAILAEFITLQYQRLLYNRFELEKKVYDRTKLLRTQIFEKTQAIEALHKSEKLLSESNRTKDIFFSIIAHDLRNPLGSFKQITELMYSDFDTYTDSEKKETIFEIKKSASRVYSLLEQLLDWARTQTGNMPFRPKEINLRTIVSKITEQMTALIQKKGIQFTVEIPEKFSFVYADSEMIQAVLRNLISNSIKFTNDNGKIQISVSQDEDGVRIECKDNGVGMNSSDLEKLFRLDAQLTSIGLEGEKGTGLGLILCHEFVKLHGGEIWATSEKGKGTTVSFRLPDPK